One Bombus fervidus isolate BK054 chromosome 2, iyBomFerv1, whole genome shotgun sequence DNA segment encodes these proteins:
- the LOC139998157 gene encoding mitochondrial-processing peptidase subunit beta isoform X1, with product MYKYIKREFVSISSKRYKTQDFKGISRKMSKALNTHFDIENSTESCYLNNGMRLICEYKKSFTTTIGCFIPAGAMYETLEERGSAIFLEHLFFRRTKCSNKEEIECMIEEIGGKVTALAMRDIFLFYGTVLSCKIDKLIQLFANVILDGVICDKDVTQEKIVILEKLSEMESDREKIIMDYLPTIAYQDTALGISVYPATNIVRKFSTKNLINFRNRLFQTCNMTMVCTGSIYLKELQRIVCKHFGCNIEDYKSSFGVSNKQRFCKDPIEYRFTAAEMRLRDDDNEMGYAAIGFEGSSYREREDCTALTVAKEIVGSWDKSDGGANHNAPFIAHYAYNTDLCYMYKSFFHHWAQSTSIWGCYFVCDYSTLLYMVRALQKEWMKLCTTITQKEVSRAVHQCITKDLLILNDPVNRFFDIVENVYRHGCYEPVEHRVVEYENNIFILQKVTADKIREVSHKYIYDQSPVVIALGRIEGFPDYTHVKNGLYLLRY from the exons atgtataaatatataaaaaga gagtttgtttctatttcaagtaaacgttataagacaCAGGACTTTAAAGGCATTTCTAGAAAAATGTCTAAAGCTTTAAATACACATTTTGATATAGAAAACTCAACAGAATCTTGTTATTTGAATAATGGCATGCGTCTTATAtgtgaatataaaaaatctttcACTACCACCATAGGATGTTTCATTCCAGCTGGTGCAATGTATGAAACACTGGAAGAACGTGGTAGTGCTATATTTCtagaacatttatttttcaga AGGACAAAATGCAgtaacaaagaagaaatagaatgCATGATAGAAGAAATTGGTGGAAAAGTTACAGCTCTTGCTATGAgagatatatttcttttttatggaACAGTGCTTTCATGTAAAATAGACAAACTCATTCAGTTATTTGCGAATGTAATTTTGGATGGAGTAATAT GTGATAAAGATGTTACAcaagaaaaaattgtaattttagaaaaacttTCTGAGATGGAATCAGAtagagaaaaaattataatggaTTATTTACCAACTATTGCATATCAGGATACTGCTCTTGGTATTAGTGTATACCCTGCAACTAACATAGTAAG aaaattttctacaaaaaatttaattaattttcgtaaTCGTTTATTTCAAACATGTAATATGACGATGGTCTGCACTGGATCTATTTATCTAAAAGAATTACAAAGAATTGTTTGTAAACATTTTGGATGTAATATTGAGGATTATAAATCATCATTTGGAGTTTCTAACAAACAACGATTTTGTAAAGATCCAATTGAATATCGGTTCACAG CTGCTGAAATGCGATTAAGAGATGATGATAATGAAATGGGATATGCAGCAATAGGATTTGAAGGATCAAGTTATAGAGAACGTGAAGATTGCACTGCCCTTACTGTAGCTAAAGAAATTGTAGGTTCTTGGGACAAGTCAGATG gtGGAGCAAATCATAATGCACCATTTATTGCTCACTATGCATACAATACAGACttatgttatatgtataaatcCTTTTTTCATCATTGGGCACAGAGTACTAGTATTTGGGGCTGTTATTTCGTTTGTGACTATTCAACTCTTTTG TATATGGTTCGTGCATTACAAAAAGAATGGATGAAATTATGCACAACGATAACCCAGAAAGAAGTATCTCGAGCTGTTCATCAATGCATTACAAAAGATTTACTAATACTAAATGATCCAGTAAATCGTTTCTTTGACATTGTTGAAAATGTGTATAGACATGGATGTTATGAACCTGTTGAACATAGGGTTGTGGAATACGAG aataatatctttatattacaGAAAGTAACGGCAGATAAAATAAGGGAAGTTTCTCATAAATACATCTATGATCAGAGCCCAGTTGTTATAGCTCTTGGCCGTATTGAAGGTTTTCCCGATTATACTCATGTAAAAAATGGTTTGTATTTACTACGATATTAA
- the LOC139998157 gene encoding mitochondrial-processing peptidase subunit beta isoform X2: protein MYKYIKREFVSISSKRYKTQDFKGISRKMSKALNTHFDIENSTESCYLNNGMRLICEYKKSFTTTIGCFIPAGAMYETLEERGSAIFLEHLFFRRTKCSNKEEIECMIEEIGGKVTALAMRDIFLFYGTVLSCKIDKLIQLFANVILDGVICDKDVTQEKIVILEKLSEMESDREKIIMDYLPTIAYQDTALGISVYPATNIVRKFSTKNLINFRNRLFQTCNMTMVCTGSIYLKELQRIVCKHFGCNIEDYKSSFGVSNKQRFCKDPIEYRFTAAEMRLRDDDNEMGYAAIGFEGSSYREREDCTALTVAKEIVGSWDKSDGGANHNAPFIAHYAYNTDLCYMYKSFFHHWAQSTSIWGCYFVCDYSTLLYMVRALQKEWMKLCTTITQKEVSRAVHQCITKDLLILNDPVNRFFDIVENVYRHGCYEPVEHRVVEYEKVTADKIREVSHKYIYDQSPVVIALGRIEGFPDYTHVKNGLYLLRY from the exons atgtataaatatataaaaaga gagtttgtttctatttcaagtaaacgttataagacaCAGGACTTTAAAGGCATTTCTAGAAAAATGTCTAAAGCTTTAAATACACATTTTGATATAGAAAACTCAACAGAATCTTGTTATTTGAATAATGGCATGCGTCTTATAtgtgaatataaaaaatctttcACTACCACCATAGGATGTTTCATTCCAGCTGGTGCAATGTATGAAACACTGGAAGAACGTGGTAGTGCTATATTTCtagaacatttatttttcaga AGGACAAAATGCAgtaacaaagaagaaatagaatgCATGATAGAAGAAATTGGTGGAAAAGTTACAGCTCTTGCTATGAgagatatatttcttttttatggaACAGTGCTTTCATGTAAAATAGACAAACTCATTCAGTTATTTGCGAATGTAATTTTGGATGGAGTAATAT GTGATAAAGATGTTACAcaagaaaaaattgtaattttagaaaaacttTCTGAGATGGAATCAGAtagagaaaaaattataatggaTTATTTACCAACTATTGCATATCAGGATACTGCTCTTGGTATTAGTGTATACCCTGCAACTAACATAGTAAG aaaattttctacaaaaaatttaattaattttcgtaaTCGTTTATTTCAAACATGTAATATGACGATGGTCTGCACTGGATCTATTTATCTAAAAGAATTACAAAGAATTGTTTGTAAACATTTTGGATGTAATATTGAGGATTATAAATCATCATTTGGAGTTTCTAACAAACAACGATTTTGTAAAGATCCAATTGAATATCGGTTCACAG CTGCTGAAATGCGATTAAGAGATGATGATAATGAAATGGGATATGCAGCAATAGGATTTGAAGGATCAAGTTATAGAGAACGTGAAGATTGCACTGCCCTTACTGTAGCTAAAGAAATTGTAGGTTCTTGGGACAAGTCAGATG gtGGAGCAAATCATAATGCACCATTTATTGCTCACTATGCATACAATACAGACttatgttatatgtataaatcCTTTTTTCATCATTGGGCACAGAGTACTAGTATTTGGGGCTGTTATTTCGTTTGTGACTATTCAACTCTTTTG TATATGGTTCGTGCATTACAAAAAGAATGGATGAAATTATGCACAACGATAACCCAGAAAGAAGTATCTCGAGCTGTTCATCAATGCATTACAAAAGATTTACTAATACTAAATGATCCAGTAAATCGTTTCTTTGACATTGTTGAAAATGTGTATAGACATGGATGTTATGAACCTGTTGAACATAGGGTTGTGGAATACGAG AAAGTAACGGCAGATAAAATAAGGGAAGTTTCTCATAAATACATCTATGATCAGAGCCCAGTTGTTATAGCTCTTGGCCGTATTGAAGGTTTTCCCGATTATACTCATGTAAAAAATGGTTTGTATTTACTACGATATTAA